In one window of Zingiber officinale cultivar Zhangliang chromosome 11A, Zo_v1.1, whole genome shotgun sequence DNA:
- the LOC122031579 gene encoding receptor-like protein EIX1, with the protein MSQSCEATRRRPTRLDYNVTQVQVLCCERYDRRHESFAAIAASPLVVPSGHPFHGDQRVPFPRAGGAPRIQSRNELQPHSPCTALFLGPPAHGDCCSWPGVICHPTTGHVIKLKLRNSSPPPDDPPAAYDYNASPQQVLEINSSLLALTELKYLDLSSHDFHGVLFPQFIGSFKELRYLNLSSSYFTGGIPPQIGNLSRLRYLDLQFALDSHVDTLDWLTQFSSLQHLDLSGLDLALTNVASTLSASLKVLRMSECGINSFPISSSLADNITSLIIFDLSGNPSLISVLPEWLWNLSSLAHLDLSYCAFRGGIPDAIGGLPSLTHLDLSFNRELEGSIPGSMAQLRRLEELSLGGNQLTGNFPSWIQQLTSLTTLDLHENLLHGFIPGSLGKLGNLTELDLGGNSFQGALSLVHLDNLTKLELLDLSSNSLNISVHKNWIPPFQLEVAGFGNCDLGPSFPPWLRHQTRIKLLDLSGNEIAGVLPDWVWNISQFSIDDLELSDNNIQGKLPNFPEHTHLNMLRLVDNLLEGPLPDKLPVELSTLVLDGNHFSGQLPVWPYVGSVSLSNNKFSGAISSSVCQWTMLSFLDLSSNEFSGEIPHCLGESLYGLEILNLDNNLLSGEIPTTIGFLTSLGILRLSSNGLSGGISPSLQKCSELVLLDLSNNNFSGSIPTWMGETLSSLAFLILGSNHLSGYIPQQLAHSGKLQMLGLSHNNLSGTIPPNIWNFSAMASTSQVRNEELEYLEVELEMKGQMFYYSYISDLIRSIDLSCNNLVGEIPEGVGYLAGLINLNLSMNHLNGSIPQEIGRMESLESLDLSNNELSGNIPESLPSLHFLSHLNLSYNNLSGRIPFLQQLQSLDDPSIYAGNPGLCGPPISKLCSNTKVNQSGEPHETNAHEEGSEWLWIWISIVLGLVMGFWTFCGILFFNKKWRYGYFHMVDSLHDGVLLRLELLLARLRRRD; encoded by the exons ATGAGTCAATCATGCGAAGCCACGCGGCGGAGGCCCACAAGACTTGACTACAACGTGACGCAGG TTCAGGTCCTTTGCTGTGAACGCTACGATCGCCGCCATGAATCCTTTGCTGCTATCGCGGCCTCTCCTCTCGTGGTGCCTTCTGGCCATCCTTTTCACGGCGACCAGCGGGTGCCTTTCCCACGAGCGGGCGGCGCTCCTCGCATTCAGAGCCGGAATGAACTACAGCCTCACTCTCCGTGCACGGCTCTCTTCTTGGGTCCTCCTGCTCACGGCGATTGCTGCAGTTGGCCGGGAGTCATCTGCCACCCCACCACCGGCCATGTGATCAAGCTGAAGCTGAGGAATTCCAGTCCGCCACCGGATGATCCTCCCGCAGCATACGACTACAATGCCTCTCCGCAGCAGGTTCTCGAGATCaactcgtcgttgcttgctttaACTGAGTTGAAGTACTTGGACCTCAGCTCCCATGATTTCCACGGAGTCCTCTTCCCGCAATTCATAGGCTCTTTTAAGGAACTGAGATACCTCAACCTTTCTTCCTCGTACTTCACCGGAGGAATTCCTCCTCAGATAGGGAACCTCTCACGCCTCCGCTACCTTGATCTCCAATTTGCTTTGGACTCGCATGTTGACACTCTCGATTGGCTCACTCAATTCTCTTCTCTCCAACACCTGGACCTCAGCGGCTTGGACTTGGCCCTCACCAATGTGGCGTCTACTCTTTCGGCTAGCCTTAAGGTGCTGCGAATGTCAGAGTGTGGGATTAATAGCTTCCCGATTTCTTCCAGCCTTGCTGATAACATCACCTCTCTTATCATATTTGATCTGTCTGGTAATCCCTCCCTCATCTCTGTTTTGCCAGAGTGGCTCTGGAATCTTAGTAGCCTCGCACACCTTGATCTTAGTTATTGTGCCTTTCGTGGTGGTATTCCTGATGCAATTGGGGGGCTGCCCTCTCTCACTCACCTGGATTTATCATTCAACCGTGAGCTCGAGGGTTCTATTCCTGGTTCTATGGCACAACTACGGAGATTGGAGGAGTTGAGTCTGGGAGGTAATCAACTGACAGGTAACTTTCCCAGTTGGATTCAGCAATTGACGAGTCTCACTACTCTTGATCTGCATGAGAATTTACTTCATGGTTTCATACCTGGAAGTTTAGGAAAGCTTGGCAATCTCACCGAATTAGACCTTGGCGGCAATTCCTTCCAAGGTGCCCTGTCGCTGGTCCACTTAGATAATCTAACAAAGTTGGAACTGCTAGATTTGTCTTCCAACTCCCTTAATATATCAGTCCACAAGAATTGGATTCCTCCGTTTCAACTTGAAGTTGCTGGATTCGGAAATTGTGATTTGGGACCTTCTTTTCCACCATGGCTACGACATCAAACTCGTATTAAGTTATTAGATTTGTCTGGAAATGAGATTGCAGGAGTTCTTCCTGATTGGGTGTGGAATATTTCTCAGTTTTCTATTGATGATTTGGAGCTCTCCGACAACAATATACAAGGCAAGCTGCCCAATTTTCCAGAGCATACCCATTTAAATATGTTAAGATTGGTTGACAATCTATTAGAAGGTCCATTGCCGGACAAATTACCAGTCGAACTCTCAACTTTGGTGCTCGACGGAAATCACTTCTCAGGCCAATTGCCAGTATGGCCATACGTTGGCTCTGTCTCACTTTCCAACAATAAGTTTAGTGGAGCCATATCTTCGTCAGTCTGTCAATGGACGATGCTCTCTTTTCTTGATCTTTCAAGCAACGAGTTTTCAGGTGAAATTCCTCATTGTTTGGGGGAGTCCCTCTATGGCCTGGAGATACTAAACTTGGACAACAACCTTCTTTCCGGAGAAATTCCGACCACGATAGGTTTTCTAACATCCCTAGGAATACTGCGATTGAGTAGCAATGGTCTCTCAGGCGGCATTTCTCCATCATTGCAGAAATGTTCCGAGTTAGTGCTACTTGATCTCTCCAACAATAATTTCTCAGGGAGCATACCGACATGGATGGGAGAAACATTATCATCACTAGCATTTCTCATACTCGGTTCCAACCATCTCTCCGGTTACATCCCTCAGCAACTAGCACATTCCGGAAAACTTCAAATGTTGGGTCTCTCACACAACAATTTGTCAGGAACCATACCTCCCAACATTTGGAACTTCAGTGCCATGGCATCAACGTCTCAAGTTCGGAATGAAGAACTGGAGTACCTCGAAGTAGAACTAGAAATGAAGGGCCAAATGTTCTACTATTCATACATTTCTGACCTTATCAGAAGTATTGATCTTTCATGCAACAACTTAGTCGGAGAGATCCCTGAAGGAGTTGGATATCTTGCAGGGCTAATTAATTTGAACTTATCCATGAATCACCTGAACGGGAGCATTCCTCAAGAAATTGGAAGGATGGAGTCGCTAGAATCTCTTGATCTGTCCAACAATGAACTTTCAGGCAACATACCAGAGAGCCTTCCATCATTGCACTTCTTGAGCCATTTAAATCTGTCATACAACAATCTGTCAGGAAGGATACCATTTCTTCAGCAACTCCAATCTCTCGACGATCCATCCATCTATGCAGGAAATCCTGGATTGTGTGGGCCGCCAATTTCAAAGCTTTGTTCCAACACTAAAGTAAACCAGAGTGGTGAGCCACATGAGACTAATGCACACGAAGAAGGATCTGAGTGGCTGTGGATTTGGATCAGCATCGTGCTCGGACTTGTAATGGGATTTTGGACCTTCTGTGGCATCCTCTTCTTCAATAAGAAATGGAGGTACGGATATTTTCATATGGTGGATAGTTTGCATGATGGAGTCTTACTGCGATTGGAGTTATTACTTGCTCGTTTGCGCCGTCGAGATTAA
- the LOC122031580 gene encoding uncharacterized protein LOC122031580 codes for MVLRLFPCFGRGKRGASSSAEANDDEAEEPRGMGPVLLELFASQGCGTSPEAEAVVSRLGREDLREAGEDLPLVAVLAFHVEYWDYRGWRDPFGSSTWTVRQKAYVDVLRLDTLYTPLVVVQGRAECVGNDLDAVAAALRSSPRFPSPTMQASFAKPEPDKLEVSFMGALRTKVEGSGVDVMVALYESGLVTDCDGGENKGRMLNNDYVVRRLEKLVSVEDVAAKNIVSGAVEFALWEGFNAAKCGVLLFMQSESLQTFGVQQIQIPDTI; via the exons ATGGTGTTGCGTCTCTTCCCGTGCTTCGGCCGGGGGAAACGCGGTGCGTCCTCGTCGGCCGAAGCCAACGACGACGAAGCCGAGGAGCCGCGGGGGATGGGGCCCGTGCTTCTGGAGCTGTTCGCGTCGCAGGGCTGTGGGACCTCGCCCGAGGCCGAGGCGGTCGTGTCGCGGCTCGGCCGCGAGGATCTCCGAGAGGCCGGCGAGGATCTGCCCCTCGTGGCGGTGCTGGCGTTCCACGTCGAGTACTGGGACTACCGCGGCTGGCGCGACCCCTTTGGCTCCAGCACTTGGACCGTCCGCCAGAAGGCCTACGTCGACGTGCTCCGCCTCGACACGCTCTACACGCCGCTCGTGGTCGTACAGGGCCGCGCTGAGTGCGTCGGCAATGACCTCGACGCCGTCGCCGCCGCGCTCCGGTCCTCCCCGAGATTCCCTTCCCCCACTATGCAG GCGAGCTTCGCAAAGCCGGAGCCGGACAAACTGGAGGTGTCGTTCATGGGCGCGCTGCGGACGAAGGTGGAGGGGAGCGGCGTGGACGTGATGGTGGCGCTCTACGAGAGCGGGCTGGTGACCGACTGCGACGGCGGCGAGAACAAAGGGCGAATGCTGAACAATGACTACGTGGTCCGGCGGCTGGAGAAGCTGGTGTCGGTCGAGGACGTCGCGGCGAAGAATATTGTCTCCGGCGCGGTGGAGTTCGCGCTGTGGGAGGGATTCAACGCCGCCAAGTGCGGCGTGCTTCTCTTCATGCAGAGTGAGTCGCTCCAGACATTTGGCGTTCAGCAAATCCAAATCCCCGACACAATCTAA